In Archangium violaceum, the following are encoded in one genomic region:
- a CDS encoding OmpA family protein → MKRSGSFALAFVLALAAASASAQDARFDVQSFRPLGAPQDLVVVGQSRPLSHLSISGGAFLNFALDPLVLVAAGTHSKAVSVVGNRLQLDVMAAVGLFDWIELGLDMPLVLAQGSDNLEAIGTEGFIQSFAPGDLRLTAKVAVPGLRRAAEGSGLGASLTFGLGLPTGIQDAFTSDGDLTYTPGLLLDYRFESGILLSLNTGVWLRPDRQFAGVQWGNAATFGLGAEVPVLRSSGITALGTLTGSMPLDKLPDSALQIPAEFLLGLRWYSSTGLTFTVGGGGGCGCSLTVPTLRVFTSIVWVPGKTREWEALERFKKPPEPPVDPDGDSVIGEGDRCPSIAGLVENGGCPDSDADNDAVVDRLDRCPAEAGLVDNGGCPDPDTDKDAVVDRLDRCPDVPQGPRGRDGCPLAHIKGNKILILDQVHFATGQDIILPESFPILEEVGQILIDHREIQRVLVEAHTDARASDTYNFDLSRRRAASVMNYLLDTGVAVERLCSAGFGRSRPVGDNNTEEGMALNRRVEFTIQPPAQGALPPCPPDPSAEQEPSSMKKGRRLPAEQKAAAPLP, encoded by the coding sequence ATGAAGCGCTCCGGCTCCTTCGCCCTCGCGTTCGTCCTGGCACTCGCCGCCGCGTCCGCCTCGGCGCAGGACGCCCGCTTCGACGTGCAGTCCTTCCGCCCGCTCGGCGCGCCCCAGGACCTGGTCGTCGTCGGCCAGTCCCGCCCCCTCTCTCACCTCTCCATCTCCGGCGGGGCCTTCCTCAACTTCGCGTTGGATCCGCTGGTGCTCGTCGCCGCGGGCACCCATTCCAAGGCCGTCAGCGTGGTGGGCAACCGCCTCCAGCTCGACGTCATGGCCGCCGTGGGGCTCTTCGACTGGATCGAGCTCGGCCTGGACATGCCCCTGGTGCTGGCCCAGGGCTCGGACAACCTGGAGGCCATCGGCACCGAGGGCTTCATCCAGTCCTTCGCCCCCGGAGACCTGCGCCTCACCGCGAAGGTGGCCGTGCCTGGCCTGCGCCGCGCCGCCGAGGGCTCGGGACTGGGTGCCTCGCTCACCTTCGGACTGGGCCTGCCCACCGGTATCCAGGATGCCTTCACCAGTGACGGGGACCTCACCTATACGCCCGGCCTGCTGCTGGACTACCGCTTCGAGTCGGGCATCCTCCTGTCGCTCAACACCGGCGTCTGGCTGCGTCCGGACCGCCAGTTCGCGGGCGTGCAGTGGGGCAACGCCGCCACCTTCGGGCTCGGCGCCGAGGTGCCCGTCCTTCGCAGCAGCGGCATCACCGCCCTCGGCACGCTCACCGGCAGCATGCCCCTCGACAAGCTGCCCGACAGCGCGCTGCAGATTCCCGCCGAGTTCCTCCTCGGCCTGCGCTGGTACAGCTCCACCGGTCTCACCTTCACCGTTGGCGGTGGCGGAGGTTGCGGCTGCTCGCTGACGGTCCCCACGCTGCGTGTCTTCACCTCCATCGTCTGGGTGCCCGGGAAGACCCGCGAGTGGGAGGCGCTCGAGCGCTTCAAGAAGCCCCCCGAGCCGCCCGTGGACCCGGACGGAGACTCCGTCATTGGCGAGGGCGACCGCTGCCCGAGCATCGCCGGCCTCGTGGAGAACGGCGGCTGCCCGGACTCTGACGCGGACAATGATGCCGTGGTGGATCGACTCGACCGCTGCCCGGCCGAAGCGGGCCTCGTGGACAACGGTGGCTGCCCCGACCCCGACACGGACAAGGACGCCGTGGTGGATCGACTCGACCGCTGCCCCGACGTTCCCCAGGGCCCGCGCGGCCGTGACGGCTGCCCGCTCGCGCACATCAAGGGCAACAAGATCCTCATCCTCGACCAGGTGCACTTCGCCACGGGCCAGGACATCATCCTCCCCGAGTCCTTCCCCATCCTCGAGGAGGTGGGGCAGATCCTCATCGACCATCGCGAGATTCAACGCGTGCTCGTCGAGGCCCACACGGACGCGCGCGCCAGCGACACGTACAACTTCGACCTGTCGCGCCGCCGCGCCGCCAGCGTGATGAACTACCTGCTCGATACCGGCGTCGCCGTGGAGCGCCTGTGCTCGGCGGGCTTCGGCCGCAGCCGCCCCGTTGGGGACAACAACACCGAGGAGGGCATGGCGCTCAACCGCCGCGTCGAGTTCACCATCCAGCCGCCCGCCCAGGGTGCGCTGCCGCCCTGCCCGCCGGATCCGTCCGCGGAGCAGGAACCGTCCTCGATGAAGAAGGGTCGCCGGCTCCCCGCGGAGCAAAAGGCCGCCGCGCCCCTTCCTTGA
- the traA gene encoding outer membrane exchange protein TraA produces the protein MAALAAMLMVVLAPAVHAEVLPTVVVTGDPVAQSPTQEGTGLCAASRTSTDPSKDFPQQNSEFSGGVNSFLESPPDAANANVRVTSVLRTALDLSNNNTSGQVNGTYLSYGDYEKVVPGCPDGGCDFFGVDRAAAFATRLRGYLNITSDMVGLPVHFGLYSDDAVAFTLYDGSSRAYRVINRPPQLGYPTWRTTNSVTFTKPGLYPIEVLYAEVGEHAALEMSVLVGTFSDFERPANQSPVVKLRGAGFALMQPASFYQTESGRPSYPDLTYCQQCNREYANRAGNNGCGPAYYCNGAALCAPCDSSLFCGDTCSPCGASTPLCLNRNGKFTCVQCSEDSQCPNGRCDLATNQCKGCNDDGDCRAEGKVCDLSQNECVVCNTDANCPKGQHCAADHTCTECVTDEHCPRGQVCSDNTCQTCGTKDSCAGTSCNCCPGALKCASTAPGASPTCVECTADADCGEGKTCDIANGRCVEKVAECNTSERCGEQCVKCPSDRPFCLDGQVCVECRSDLECGDGKFCLSGECASCTTDKRCGSRCEACPTESPFCFTDGTAQGSSCVGCRQDSDCGPGGTCDPTTRTCGTSTCSVSCAEGQVCHGDSCVQCFADAHCPCGGTCDTATNTCSTSCDASDDCLGVQHCSATTQQCERGRRKPGTEPQGGAFCCGTTADSTPGGLGLLLLVAAFLALRHRGAA, from the coding sequence ATGGCCGCCCTCGCGGCGATGTTGATGGTGGTCCTGGCCCCGGCGGTCCACGCCGAGGTGCTGCCCACCGTGGTCGTCACCGGGGATCCGGTGGCCCAGTCGCCGACCCAGGAGGGAACGGGTCTGTGCGCGGCCTCGCGAACGTCGACGGACCCCTCGAAGGACTTCCCGCAGCAGAACTCCGAATTCAGCGGCGGAGTGAATTCCTTCCTGGAGAGCCCTCCCGACGCTGCCAATGCCAACGTCCGGGTCACCTCAGTACTCCGGACGGCGTTGGACCTGTCGAACAACAACACCTCGGGCCAGGTGAACGGCACCTACCTGAGCTACGGCGACTACGAGAAGGTGGTCCCGGGATGCCCGGACGGTGGCTGCGACTTCTTCGGCGTGGACCGCGCCGCCGCCTTCGCCACGCGCCTGCGCGGCTACCTGAACATCACCTCGGACATGGTGGGCCTGCCCGTCCACTTCGGGCTCTACTCGGACGACGCCGTCGCGTTCACCCTCTACGACGGCAGTTCCCGCGCATACCGGGTCATCAACCGTCCGCCGCAGCTCGGATACCCGACCTGGCGCACGACCAATAGCGTCACCTTCACGAAGCCGGGCCTCTACCCCATCGAAGTGCTCTATGCCGAGGTCGGCGAGCATGCCGCACTGGAGATGTCGGTCCTGGTCGGGACCTTCAGCGACTTCGAGCGGCCGGCGAACCAGTCTCCGGTGGTCAAGCTGCGGGGCGCGGGCTTCGCCCTCATGCAGCCCGCATCTTTCTATCAGACCGAGAGTGGACGCCCCTCCTACCCAGACCTGACCTACTGCCAGCAGTGCAACCGCGAGTACGCGAACAGGGCTGGCAACAACGGCTGCGGCCCGGCCTATTACTGCAACGGGGCGGCGCTGTGCGCCCCCTGTGATTCGTCCCTCTTCTGCGGTGACACCTGCTCGCCCTGCGGCGCATCCACGCCGCTGTGCCTTAACCGTAACGGCAAGTTCACCTGCGTCCAGTGCTCCGAGGACTCGCAGTGCCCCAATGGCCGCTGCGACCTGGCCACCAACCAGTGCAAGGGCTGCAACGACGACGGCGACTGCCGCGCCGAGGGCAAGGTCTGCGACCTCTCCCAGAACGAGTGCGTCGTGTGCAACACCGACGCGAACTGCCCCAAGGGTCAGCACTGCGCCGCCGACCACACGTGCACGGAGTGCGTCACGGACGAGCACTGTCCTCGCGGTCAGGTCTGCTCCGACAACACGTGCCAGACCTGCGGCACCAAGGACAGCTGCGCGGGTACCTCGTGCAACTGCTGCCCCGGCGCCCTCAAGTGCGCCTCGACCGCCCCCGGCGCCTCCCCCACCTGCGTGGAGTGCACCGCCGATGCCGACTGTGGCGAGGGCAAGACGTGCGACATCGCCAACGGCCGCTGCGTGGAGAAGGTCGCCGAGTGCAACACCTCCGAGCGCTGCGGCGAGCAGTGCGTGAAGTGCCCCTCCGACCGGCCCTTCTGCCTCGACGGCCAGGTGTGCGTCGAGTGCCGCTCCGACCTCGAGTGCGGTGACGGCAAGTTCTGCCTCAGTGGCGAGTGCGCCTCGTGCACCACCGACAAGCGCTGCGGCTCGCGCTGCGAGGCCTGCCCCACCGAGTCCCCCTTCTGCTTCACGGACGGCACCGCCCAGGGCAGTTCCTGCGTAGGCTGCCGCCAGGACTCCGACTGCGGCCCCGGTGGCACGTGCGACCCCACCACCCGCACCTGCGGTACCTCCACCTGCTCGGTGAGCTGCGCCGAGGGCCAGGTGTGCCACGGCGACTCCTGCGTGCAGTGCTTCGCCGATGCCCACTGCCCCTGCGGCGGCACCTGCGACACCGCCACCAACACCTGCTCCACCTCGTGCGACGCTAGCGACGACTGCCTTGGCGTCCAGCACTGCTCCGCCACCACCCAGCAGTGTGAGCGCGGCCGCCGCAAACCCGGCACCGAGCCTCAAGGTGGCGCCTTCTGCTGCGGCACCACCGCCGACAGCACGCCCGGCGGCCTCGGCCTGCTGCTCCTCGTGGCCGCCTTCCTCGCCCTCCGTCACCGAGGCGCCGCATGA
- a CDS encoding helix-turn-helix domain-containing protein has translation MDKKLAKTIGEAARSARLRAQLTQADVAEMVDLVTEVYGRIERGGMVPSVPTLLRLCRALRISADELLGLAGPDGSLKLAEPPNEQGEKPEVRAVLRVLRQLDSGQIKLLGRLAVALKKE, from the coding sequence ATGGACAAGAAACTGGCGAAGACGATTGGGGAGGCCGCCCGTTCGGCCCGTCTGCGTGCGCAGCTCACCCAGGCGGATGTGGCCGAGATGGTCGACCTGGTGACCGAGGTGTACGGGCGCATCGAGCGCGGCGGCATGGTGCCGAGCGTTCCGACGCTGCTGCGGCTGTGCCGCGCGCTCAGGATATCCGCGGACGAGTTGCTGGGGCTCGCGGGGCCGGATGGCTCGCTCAAGCTGGCCGAGCCACCGAACGAGCAGGGCGAGAAGCCCGAGGTCCGCGCGGTGTTGCGCGTGCTGCGGCAGCTGGACTCCGGGCAGATCAAGCTGCTGGGCCGCCTGGCGGTCGCCCTGAAGAAGGAGTGA
- a CDS encoding GTPase domain-containing protein: MLSSGDRMNDLAHLRTALESARDALPPPEHFPEATDADTARRLLERLRRDLLPRLGGADAPLLLVAIAGPNNVGKSTLFNALVGTPLSPARPEGGLTKQCLAAAHPDTWTGSLKDFLTRRYDIVPVSSGEAAPVDQPGPSGRLYLVLAEAVPRGLVVMDTPDFDSVYRDNRERAEALLVTVDVLAFVVSRQTYQNAALVDFLRAAVGHGRPYLLVYNEATREEVARGHLEKLASDVGHPPLARYLAPHQPEVEAGEKPLATNPLDASPPLAALLGEAEHARALKAQALAASLRDARAEMEQLARAATTATHEPERLRQRVRHELLTVGRHAALKAVPADVLVEAFRDELDARSAFHRYVRLPFRGLATALTFLSRQVRRSFTGPEPIAAPVTQLTEDTLRDGVRRMVELFAPEVAAWHGDSRTHALLAESFGPTTLARLDEPLGFEALHAQAADRDSLYAFCRGLVATELQGGMREELLQTLTTLVYSVPSGAAAVVTVATGGFGHDAVIWAGTLLSTPLLERFVDLLGADIRERVTSKWADAHGATLARALEARFFADLLGQLDTRVSAWARTASALSDTTRRISC; the protein is encoded by the coding sequence ATGCTGTCCTCGGGCGACCGGATGAACGACCTCGCCCACCTGCGCACCGCCCTCGAGTCCGCCCGCGACGCCCTCCCTCCCCCCGAGCACTTCCCGGAGGCCACCGACGCGGACACCGCCCGCCGCCTGCTGGAGAGGCTCCGCAGGGACCTGCTGCCCCGCCTCGGTGGCGCGGACGCCCCGCTGCTGCTCGTGGCCATCGCCGGGCCCAACAACGTAGGCAAGTCCACCCTCTTCAACGCCCTGGTGGGCACGCCCCTGTCCCCCGCACGCCCCGAGGGAGGCCTCACCAAGCAGTGCCTCGCCGCCGCGCACCCGGACACCTGGACGGGCTCGCTCAAGGACTTCCTCACCCGCCGCTACGACATCGTCCCCGTCTCCTCGGGCGAGGCCGCGCCGGTGGACCAGCCCGGGCCCTCCGGGCGCCTCTACCTCGTGCTCGCCGAGGCCGTGCCCCGGGGCCTGGTGGTGATGGACACGCCGGACTTCGACAGCGTCTACCGCGACAATCGCGAGCGCGCCGAGGCCCTGCTCGTCACCGTGGACGTGCTCGCCTTCGTCGTCAGCCGGCAGACGTACCAGAACGCCGCCCTGGTGGACTTCCTGCGCGCCGCGGTGGGCCACGGACGCCCCTACCTCCTCGTCTACAACGAGGCCACGCGCGAGGAGGTGGCGCGCGGACACCTGGAGAAGCTGGCCTCGGACGTGGGCCACCCGCCCCTGGCGCGCTACCTCGCCCCGCACCAGCCGGAGGTGGAGGCCGGGGAGAAGCCGCTCGCCACCAATCCGTTGGATGCCTCGCCTCCGCTCGCCGCCCTGCTGGGCGAGGCCGAGCACGCCCGCGCCCTCAAGGCCCAGGCCCTGGCCGCCTCGCTCCGGGACGCGCGCGCGGAGATGGAGCAGCTGGCCCGCGCCGCCACCACCGCCACCCACGAGCCGGAGCGCCTGCGCCAGAGGGTGCGTCACGAGCTGCTCACGGTGGGACGGCACGCGGCCCTCAAGGCGGTCCCCGCGGACGTGCTGGTGGAGGCCTTCCGCGACGAGCTGGACGCGCGCAGCGCCTTCCACCGCTACGTGCGCCTGCCCTTCCGGGGACTGGCCACCGCCCTCACCTTCCTCTCGCGCCAGGTGCGCCGCTCCTTCACCGGCCCCGAGCCCATCGCCGCCCCCGTGACGCAGCTCACCGAGGACACCCTGCGCGATGGGGTGCGGCGCATGGTGGAGCTGTTCGCCCCGGAGGTGGCTGCGTGGCATGGCGACTCCCGGACGCACGCGCTCCTCGCCGAGTCCTTCGGGCCCACCACCCTGGCGCGCCTGGACGAGCCCCTGGGCTTCGAGGCGCTCCATGCCCAGGCGGCGGACCGCGACAGCCTCTACGCCTTCTGCCGGGGGCTGGTGGCCACCGAGCTCCAGGGCGGCATGCGCGAGGAGCTGCTGCAGACCCTCACCACGCTCGTCTACTCGGTGCCCTCGGGGGCCGCCGCGGTGGTGACGGTGGCCACCGGCGGCTTCGGCCATGACGCCGTCATCTGGGCCGGCACGCTCCTGTCCACGCCCCTGTTGGAGCGCTTCGTGGACCTGCTGGGCGCGGACATCCGCGAGCGCGTCACCTCCAAGTGGGCCGACGCCCATGGCGCCACCCTCGCCCGCGCCCTGGAAGCGCGCTTCTTCGCGGACCTCCTGGGCCAGTTGGACACGCGGGTTTCGGCCTGGGCGCGCACCGCTTCCGCCCTGTCCGACACGACCCGGCGGATCTCCTGCTGA
- a CDS encoding serine/threonine-protein kinase: MAGTADSWLGRVVAGRYQVTGTLGQGGMGTVYEAEQLGLERYVALKVLHPHVARTPGAAARFQREAQLLARLKHPGAVHVFDHGADGEDLYLAMERVFGTPLHEVLESHGPLEVKTAVEVVAQVLEVLDAAHGLGIVHRDLKPSNVMRVGELSASSVKVLDFGLAALMHEEQHSRLTGSGQVLGTPAYMSPEQCRGEPLDARADLYSVGCLLHELLVGRAPFGDSPAVEVMSGHLYRPPPPVRQLRPERGIPEALETLVLACLAKEKAQRPASARELAARLRETLAPPAPARGEGKKQERSRAVTTTPAAPSPEVLARPVAVIEPGGPDNPHGIGTALAVAGYRVVSASADSSLEGMHALVVVPRSAQAQEEALTLASTLAARPHAPPVLLCGSGEDFSLMSRAVASGVYDYVPLPVDPTDLARKVGRALRSRR; this comes from the coding sequence ATGGCGGGCACGGCGGACTCCTGGCTGGGGCGCGTGGTGGCCGGGCGCTACCAGGTGACGGGGACGCTCGGACAGGGCGGCATGGGGACGGTATACGAGGCCGAGCAACTCGGCCTCGAGCGCTACGTGGCCCTCAAGGTGCTGCACCCGCATGTCGCGCGGACGCCCGGCGCCGCTGCCCGCTTCCAGCGCGAGGCCCAACTCCTGGCCCGGCTCAAGCACCCCGGCGCGGTGCACGTGTTCGACCACGGCGCCGACGGGGAGGACCTCTACCTCGCCATGGAGCGCGTCTTCGGCACTCCCTTGCACGAGGTGCTGGAGTCCCACGGGCCACTGGAAGTGAAGACGGCAGTGGAGGTGGTGGCACAGGTGCTGGAGGTGCTCGACGCCGCGCACGGCCTGGGCATCGTGCACCGCGACCTCAAGCCCTCCAACGTCATGCGGGTGGGCGAGCTCTCCGCCTCCTCCGTGAAGGTGCTCGACTTCGGGCTGGCCGCGCTCATGCACGAGGAGCAGCACTCCCGGCTGACCGGGAGCGGCCAGGTGCTCGGCACCCCCGCGTACATGTCTCCCGAGCAGTGTCGGGGCGAGCCGCTCGACGCTCGCGCCGACCTGTACTCCGTGGGGTGCCTGCTGCACGAGCTGCTCGTGGGCCGCGCGCCCTTCGGGGACTCGCCCGCCGTGGAGGTGATGAGCGGCCACCTGTACCGGCCGCCTCCGCCCGTGCGCCAACTGCGGCCGGAGCGCGGGATTCCCGAGGCGCTGGAGACACTGGTGCTCGCGTGCCTCGCCAAGGAGAAGGCCCAGCGCCCCGCGAGCGCCCGCGAGCTGGCCGCCCGGCTCCGGGAGACACTGGCACCCCCGGCTCCCGCGCGCGGGGAGGGCAAGAAGCAGGAGCGCTCCCGGGCTGTGACAACCACGCCCGCCGCGCCCTCGCCCGAGGTCCTCGCGCGGCCCGTGGCCGTCATCGAGCCGGGAGGCCCCGACAATCCCCACGGCATCGGCACCGCCCTCGCGGTGGCCGGGTATCGAGTGGTCTCCGCCAGCGCGGACAGCTCCCTGGAGGGCATGCACGCCCTGGTGGTCGTCCCCCGGAGCGCCCAGGCCCAGGAGGAGGCGCTCACCCTGGCGAGCACCCTGGCCGCCCGGCCCCATGCCCCGCCCGTGCTGCTGTGCGGGAGCGGCGAGGACTTCTCACTGATGTCGCGCGCCGTCGCGAGCGGGGTGTACGACTACGTGCCCCTGCCCGTGGACCCCACGGACCTGGCGCGCAAGGTGGGCCGCGCGCTGCGCTCGCGCCGCTGA
- a CDS encoding sigma-54-dependent transcriptional regulator has product MSGRVLLVDDDPSMVALLSLHLTRRGFKVTSLTDPQAALPLLMEQPFDVVLTDLHMNGLSGTELCERVVANLPDLPVVVMTAFGNMQTVVAALRAGAYDFITKPVEVDDLVHTLSRAVQNYHLKGEVVRLTKVVAESQHLGGLLGSSPPMRKVYDLLTRIADSDASVIINGESGTGKELVARALHEKSRRASGPFVAINCAAMPEALLESELFGHARGAFTDAKTARSGLFVQAHGGTLFLDEVGEMPLGLQPKLLRALQERSVRPVGGDHEVSFDVRVVAATNRDLEGMVEEGRFREDLYYRLNVVQMELPPLRARGGDILLLAQHFVEHFAARANKRVTGLNETVAERLMSYSWPGNVRELRNCIERAVAVTVTERLAVEDLPEKIRAYRASHVVVASGDPSELTTLEEVERRYILRVMEEVKGNKSLAAQILGLDRKTLYRKLDRIKGSGE; this is encoded by the coding sequence ATGAGTGGCCGAGTCCTCCTCGTCGACGATGACCCGAGCATGGTGGCGCTGCTGTCCCTGCACCTCACCCGGCGGGGCTTCAAGGTCACTTCGCTGACGGACCCCCAGGCGGCCCTGCCCCTTTTGATGGAGCAGCCCTTCGACGTGGTGCTCACCGACCTGCACATGAACGGGTTGAGCGGCACCGAGCTGTGCGAGCGCGTGGTGGCCAACCTGCCGGACCTGCCGGTGGTGGTGATGACGGCCTTCGGCAACATGCAGACGGTCGTCGCGGCCCTGCGCGCCGGGGCCTACGACTTCATCACCAAGCCCGTGGAGGTGGACGACCTGGTGCACACCCTCTCCCGGGCCGTGCAGAACTACCACCTCAAGGGCGAGGTGGTGCGGCTGACCAAGGTCGTCGCCGAGTCCCAGCACCTGGGCGGCCTGCTCGGCTCCAGCCCGCCGATGCGCAAGGTGTACGACCTGCTCACCCGCATCGCGGACTCGGACGCCTCGGTCATCATCAACGGCGAGAGCGGCACGGGCAAGGAGCTGGTGGCGCGGGCGCTCCACGAGAAGAGCCGGCGCGCCTCGGGGCCCTTCGTCGCCATCAACTGCGCGGCCATGCCCGAGGCCCTGTTGGAGAGCGAGCTATTCGGCCACGCCCGGGGCGCCTTCACCGACGCCAAAACGGCGCGCTCGGGCCTCTTCGTCCAGGCGCACGGCGGCACGCTCTTCCTCGACGAGGTGGGCGAGATGCCCCTGGGCCTCCAGCCCAAGCTGCTGCGCGCCCTGCAGGAGCGCTCGGTGCGCCCGGTGGGCGGAGACCACGAGGTGTCCTTCGACGTGCGCGTGGTGGCCGCCACCAACCGCGACCTGGAGGGCATGGTGGAGGAGGGCCGCTTCCGCGAGGACCTCTACTACCGCCTCAACGTGGTGCAGATGGAGCTGCCGCCGCTGCGCGCGCGCGGCGGGGACATCCTCCTGCTGGCCCAGCACTTCGTCGAGCACTTCGCCGCCCGCGCCAACAAGCGGGTGACGGGCCTCAACGAGACCGTGGCCGAGCGGTTGATGAGCTACAGCTGGCCCGGCAACGTGCGCGAGCTGCGCAACTGCATCGAGCGCGCCGTGGCCGTCACCGTCACCGAGCGCCTCGCGGTGGAGGACCTGCCGGAGAAGATTCGCGCCTACCGCGCCTCGCACGTGGTGGTGGCCAGTGGAGACCCCTCCGAGCTCACCACCCTGGAAGAGGTCGAGCGCCGCTACATCCTCCGCGTCATGGAGGAGGTGAAGGGCAACAAGTCGCTCGCCGCACAGATTCTCGGGCTGGACCGCAAGACGCTCTACCGCAAGCTCGACCGCATCAAGGGCTCGGGGGAGTAG
- a CDS encoding thioredoxin family protein: MKSHLSSLLVVGLLACTTARTSAVSETPAAHAKAPLPFIEDDYSRALSEAKSRGLPLFVDTWAPWCHTCRSMRAYVFTDEALARHAGRFVWLELNTDLPGNAGFLEKYPMENWPTFFIIDPREEKALVRFAGSATVAQLERLFEDGERAYRGVAQGPEALLARGDALYGEGKAAEAADVLAQALAEAPADWSRRGRALESLLMAQYGAKRHEACARTALAELPRVPPSPSRANAAGLGLSCSLSVAGDVRDVKELRASLEEKAREAIAPGIAMPADDRSGVFEVLVGARESAGDEAGAKTVAGQWLTFLEGEAAKAPNPEARTVFDSHRMSAALVLGDLMRVVPAIEQSEKELPNDYNPPARLANLYRRLGRLDDALAASDRALTKVQGGRRLRVLSERTDIHVARGEKDAAVRTLEDALAYAKTLSGAQASPRQVAALEKKLADVKAKP, encoded by the coding sequence ATGAAATCGCACCTCTCCAGCCTGCTCGTCGTGGGCCTGCTGGCCTGCACCACCGCGCGCACCTCGGCCGTCTCCGAGACGCCGGCCGCGCACGCCAAGGCCCCCCTGCCGTTCATCGAGGATGACTACTCGCGCGCCCTGTCGGAGGCGAAGTCGAGGGGGTTGCCTCTGTTCGTCGATACCTGGGCCCCGTGGTGTCACACCTGCCGCTCGATGCGAGCCTATGTCTTCACGGACGAGGCGCTCGCGCGGCACGCGGGACGGTTCGTCTGGCTCGAGCTCAACACGGACCTTCCAGGTAACGCGGGCTTCCTGGAGAAGTACCCGATGGAGAACTGGCCCACCTTCTTCATCATCGATCCGAGGGAGGAGAAGGCGCTCGTGCGCTTCGCGGGCAGCGCCACCGTTGCCCAGCTCGAGAGGCTTTTCGAGGACGGGGAGCGCGCGTACCGCGGGGTGGCGCAGGGGCCGGAGGCGCTGCTGGCCCGGGGCGATGCCCTGTATGGCGAGGGCAAGGCGGCCGAGGCGGCGGACGTGCTCGCCCAGGCGCTGGCCGAGGCTCCGGCGGACTGGTCCCGCCGTGGCCGCGCGCTGGAGTCGCTCCTGATGGCGCAGTACGGGGCGAAGCGCCACGAGGCGTGTGCCCGGACGGCGCTGGCGGAGCTGCCCCGGGTGCCCCCCTCGCCGTCGCGGGCGAACGCGGCGGGGCTCGGGCTCTCCTGCTCGCTGTCGGTGGCGGGCGATGTGCGGGACGTGAAGGAGCTGCGGGCCTCATTGGAGGAGAAGGCGCGCGAGGCCATCGCTCCGGGCATCGCCATGCCGGCGGATGACCGCTCGGGCGTGTTCGAGGTGCTGGTGGGGGCCCGCGAGTCCGCGGGCGACGAGGCCGGTGCGAAGACGGTGGCCGGGCAGTGGCTCACCTTCCTCGAGGGCGAGGCCGCGAAGGCGCCGAACCCGGAGGCGCGCACCGTGTTCGATTCGCATCGCATGTCCGCGGCGCTGGTGCTGGGCGACCTGATGAGGGTGGTGCCGGCCATCGAGCAGAGCGAGAAGGAGCTCCCGAACGACTACAACCCGCCCGCGCGTCTGGCCAACCTCTACCGGAGGCTGGGACGGTTGGACGATGCGCTGGCGGCGAGTGACCGGGCGCTGACGAAGGTGCAGGGAGGCCGGCGGCTGCGCGTCCTCTCGGAGCGGACGGACATCCACGTCGCACGGGGCGAGAAGGACGCGGCGGTGCGCACGCTGGAGGACGCGCTCGCCTACGCGAAGACGCTCTCCGGGGCGCAGGCCTCTCCGCGCCAGGTGGCGGCGCTGGAGAAGAAGCTGGCGGACGTGAAGGCGAAGCCGTGA